Proteins from a single region of Leuconostoc gasicomitatum LMG 18811:
- a CDS encoding glycosyltransferase gives MSIRRGKFKMKKAIFYTYSGEYEWLVAVSIQSIIDHYISEETIDILVFTDKTFETQQATIKKLPCLSGKPQIKISFWRFPNWINRITNNVSERFPAVTFLRLGIPIEFQEFDKMLYLDADTLIYTDIHHVFNQLKTETIAGVLDIFHYLNTADDQILKQYNDTYNIVDSSKYINSGVLLYNNKQYAQHWTIDELVNNINDGQFSHFPDQELINQKFNPNILILPHEYNYQENISFLDHWQVPEKYKESLTLSEKNVRIKHFLPLPKPSSPLIGYRDQFDIDWWQMAMRLKEILS, from the coding sequence ATGTCAATTAGAAGGGGCAAATTTAAAATGAAAAAAGCCATTTTTTACACTTATAGTGGTGAATATGAGTGGTTAGTAGCTGTGTCAATACAGTCTATTATTGATCATTATATTTCTGAAGAAACAATTGATATTTTAGTTTTTACTGATAAAACATTTGAAACCCAGCAGGCAACAATAAAAAAGTTACCTTGTTTAAGTGGGAAGCCACAAATCAAAATTTCATTTTGGCGTTTTCCAAATTGGATTAACCGCATTACAAATAATGTTTCTGAACGTTTTCCGGCTGTAACTTTTTTAAGGTTGGGCATACCAATAGAATTTCAAGAATTTGATAAAATGCTTTATCTCGATGCAGATACACTAATTTATACAGACATTCATCATGTTTTTAATCAATTAAAAACCGAGACAATAGCTGGTGTATTAGATATATTTCATTATTTAAATACAGCAGATGACCAAATATTGAAGCAATATAATGACACGTATAATATTGTTGATTCTTCAAAGTATATTAATTCTGGGGTACTACTATACAATAATAAACAGTACGCACAGCATTGGACAATTGATGAACTCGTCAATAATATCAATGATGGTCAATTTAGTCATTTCCCAGATCAAGAATTGATTAATCAAAAGTTCAATCCAAATATTCTAATTCTGCCACATGAATACAATTATCAAGAAAATATCTCATTTTTAGATCATTGGCAGGTACCAGAAAAATATAAAGAATCATTGACGTTATCTGAGAAAAATGTGCGAATCAAACATTTTTTACCGTTACCAAAACCATCTAGCCCTTTAATTGGTTATCGTGATCAATTTGATATCGATTGGTGGCAAATGGCCATGCGCTTAAAAGAAATTTTATCTTAA
- a CDS encoding thymidylate synthase, whose protein sequence is MSKNEQQYLDLAKKVLDEGTQKGDRTGTGTHSLFGTQMRFDLQEGFPLLTTKKVYFGLIKSELLWFLRGDNNIRFLLQHNNHIWDEWAFKNWIESDQYTGPDMTNFGHRAQKDTAFALAYKEQKDIFVDKILNDDEFMETFGYVGDVYGKLWRNWETSSLTADTDTIDQVSRLVEQIKTNPDSRRLILTAWNAEKTPQAPLPSCHVLSQFYVADGKLSVQLYQRSGDFFLGVPFNIASYSLLLHMVAAQTGYEVGDFVHTIGDTHIYNNHTEQITEQLSRPMHKLPKLWLNPEVKSLFDYTMDDIKVLDYESEPAIKAPVAV, encoded by the coding sequence ATGTCAAAAAATGAACAACAATATCTTGATCTTGCAAAAAAAGTACTTGATGAAGGCACCCAAAAAGGAGATCGTACAGGAACTGGCACACATTCTTTGTTCGGTACACAGATGCGGTTCGATCTTCAGGAAGGCTTTCCACTACTTACAACTAAAAAGGTTTACTTTGGCCTCATTAAATCAGAATTACTTTGGTTTCTACGTGGGGACAACAACATTCGTTTCTTACTACAGCACAATAACCATATATGGGATGAGTGGGCATTTAAAAATTGGATAGAATCTGACCAATACACAGGTCCTGACATGACTAATTTTGGTCATCGTGCCCAAAAAGATACGGCGTTCGCTCTCGCATATAAAGAACAAAAAGACATTTTTGTTGACAAAATATTAAACGATGATGAGTTCATGGAAACATTTGGTTATGTCGGTGATGTTTATGGTAAATTATGGCGTAACTGGGAAACATCTTCTTTAACTGCCGATACAGATACCATCGACCAAGTAAGTCGCCTAGTTGAGCAGATTAAAACTAACCCTGACTCACGCCGACTCATTCTAACCGCTTGGAACGCCGAAAAAACACCCCAAGCACCTTTACCTTCTTGCCATGTATTAAGTCAATTCTACGTAGCTGACGGAAAACTCAGTGTCCAATTATATCAACGCTCTGGTGATTTTTTTCTAGGTGTGCCTTTTAATATTGCCTCGTATTCACTATTGTTGCATATGGTAGCGGCTCAAACTGGTTATGAAGTTGGTGATTTCGTTCATACTATCGGTGACACACATATTTATAATAATCACACTGAGCAAATCACTGAACAACTCTCACGTCCAATGCACAAGCTGCCAAAACTTTGGTTGAATCCTGAAGTTAAATCCTTATTTGACTACACCATGGATGATATCAAAGTATTAGACTACGAAAGCGAACCAGCAATCAAAGCACCCGTTGCCGTTTAA
- a CDS encoding GNAT family N-acetyltransferase produces the protein MKIRPLEKKDLPYIYQQENSRKVMALWFQEAYTSFDELELLYERHVLDQTERRFVVEDDKQFIGVVELMYIDGLHRHTEIQIIIHPDHQGNGYAQMAIKAGTEYAFKVLNMHKVYLYVDVDNDAAIHIYKKIGFIEEGILRGHFFAEGKYHDSMMMGMLVTEFIS, from the coding sequence ATGAAGATTAGACCACTTGAAAAAAAAGACTTACCCTATATATATCAACAAGAAAACTCACGAAAAGTAATGGCTTTATGGTTCCAAGAAGCCTATACATCATTTGATGAGTTAGAACTTCTTTATGAACGACACGTACTTGACCAGACTGAGCGACGTTTTGTTGTTGAAGATGATAAACAATTTATCGGTGTTGTTGAATTAATGTATATTGATGGCCTTCATCGACATACCGAAATACAAATTATTATTCATCCAGATCATCAAGGAAATGGCTATGCTCAAATGGCAATCAAAGCGGGAACTGAGTATGCTTTCAAAGTTCTGAACATGCACAAAGTTTATTTATATGTTGATGTTGATAATGATGCAGCAATTCATATTTATAAAAAAATTGGTTTTATTGAAGAAGGTATCCTTCGTGGCCACTTCTTTGCTGAAGGTAAATACCATGATAGTATGATGATGGGAATGCTTGTGACTGAGTTTATAAGTTGA